A window from Zonotrichia albicollis isolate bZonAlb1 chromosome 8, bZonAlb1.hap1, whole genome shotgun sequence encodes these proteins:
- the DNASE2B gene encoding deoxyribonuclease-2-beta isoform X1 produces MPAGSAWCQPALLLLLSCVPLWAAGISCRNEDGETVDWFALYKLPKHAKGQIPLLGLEYLYMDALTPQWQLGKHLINMSQGALGQTLQQLYETYESKRNTTAYAIYNDEIPESDSKGSKCGHTKGFLLLDKSQGFWVIHSVPLFPPSPEDGYGYPSTGESFGQTAICITFKYDQFTEIDQQMLSYNPGIYSCSIPDSFQADLPNLQKLCAKSRLPSPPLHRLSKLQSAQGETFLHFAKSHLFIDDIYVAWMAQELKTDLLAESWQRSGEKLYSNCSLDYHVYNINIIGMPLNSTFHSINDHSKWAVSRKYKDQWTCIGDLNRAAEQAWRSGGFICTQNEQIYKAFRHLIIHYESCTSAPRDL; encoded by the exons ATGCCGGCGGGATCTGCTTGGtgccagcctgctctgctcttACTCCTCTCCTGCGTGCCCCTGTGGGCCGCTgggatttcctgcaggaatGAAGATGGGGAGACAGTGGACTG GTTTGCTCTTTACAAGCTGCCAAAGCATGCCAAAGGACAGATTCCCCTGCTGGGTCTGGAATACCTGTACATGGATGCTCTGACTCCACAGTGGCAGCTTGGTAAACACCTCATCAACATGAGCCAGGGTGCTCTGGGACAaacactgcagcagctctatGAGACATACGAATCCAAG AGGAACACCACTGCATATGCAATATACAACGATGAGATCCCTGAATCAGACTCCAAAGGATCAAAATGTGGACACACCAAAG GATTTCTGCTCTTGGATAAATCACAAGGCTTCTGGGTGATTCACAGTGTGCCCCtgttccctcccagccctgaggATGGTTATGGATATCCATCTACTGGGGAGTCCTTTGGACAGACAGCCATCTGTATAACCTTCAAATATGATCAGTTCACAGAAATAG ACCAACAGATGTTGAGTTACAATCCAGGAATCTACAGCTGTTCCATCCCTGACAGCTTCCAAGCTGATCTCCCAAATCTCCAGAAACTCTGTGCAAAGTCCAGGCTGCCCTCACCCCCCTTGCACCGCCTCTCCAAGCTCCAGTCAGCTCAGGGGGAAACCTTTCTCCACTTTGCAAAGTCACACTTGTTCATAGATG ATATCTATGTGGCCTGGATGGCTCAGGAACTGAAGACTGATTTGTTGGCTGAATCCTGGCAGCGTTCTGGCGAAAAGCTTTACTCAAATTGCTCTCTTGACTACCACGTCTACAACATAAACATAATAGGGATGCCTTTGAACTCCACCTTCCATTCCATTAATGATCATTCCAAATGGGCTGTTTCAAGGAAATACAAAGATCAGTGGACATGCATTGGAGACTTGAACCGTGCTGCTGAGCAAGCTTGGAGAAGTGGTGGGTTCATCTGTACCCAGAATGAACAGATCTACAAAGCCTTCAGGCATTTGATAATCCACTATGAAAGCTGCACTTCTGCTCCCAGAGACCTCTAA
- the DNASE2B gene encoding deoxyribonuclease-2-beta isoform X2, translating to MFALYKLPKHAKGQIPLLGLEYLYMDALTPQWQLGKHLINMSQGALGQTLQQLYETYESKRNTTAYAIYNDEIPESDSKGSKCGHTKGFLLLDKSQGFWVIHSVPLFPPSPEDGYGYPSTGESFGQTAICITFKYDQFTEIDQQMLSYNPGIYSCSIPDSFQADLPNLQKLCAKSRLPSPPLHRLSKLQSAQGETFLHFAKSHLFIDDIYVAWMAQELKTDLLAESWQRSGEKLYSNCSLDYHVYNINIIGMPLNSTFHSINDHSKWAVSRKYKDQWTCIGDLNRAAEQAWRSGGFICTQNEQIYKAFRHLIIHYESCTSAPRDL from the exons AT GTTTGCTCTTTACAAGCTGCCAAAGCATGCCAAAGGACAGATTCCCCTGCTGGGTCTGGAATACCTGTACATGGATGCTCTGACTCCACAGTGGCAGCTTGGTAAACACCTCATCAACATGAGCCAGGGTGCTCTGGGACAaacactgcagcagctctatGAGACATACGAATCCAAG AGGAACACCACTGCATATGCAATATACAACGATGAGATCCCTGAATCAGACTCCAAAGGATCAAAATGTGGACACACCAAAG GATTTCTGCTCTTGGATAAATCACAAGGCTTCTGGGTGATTCACAGTGTGCCCCtgttccctcccagccctgaggATGGTTATGGATATCCATCTACTGGGGAGTCCTTTGGACAGACAGCCATCTGTATAACCTTCAAATATGATCAGTTCACAGAAATAG ACCAACAGATGTTGAGTTACAATCCAGGAATCTACAGCTGTTCCATCCCTGACAGCTTCCAAGCTGATCTCCCAAATCTCCAGAAACTCTGTGCAAAGTCCAGGCTGCCCTCACCCCCCTTGCACCGCCTCTCCAAGCTCCAGTCAGCTCAGGGGGAAACCTTTCTCCACTTTGCAAAGTCACACTTGTTCATAGATG ATATCTATGTGGCCTGGATGGCTCAGGAACTGAAGACTGATTTGTTGGCTGAATCCTGGCAGCGTTCTGGCGAAAAGCTTTACTCAAATTGCTCTCTTGACTACCACGTCTACAACATAAACATAATAGGGATGCCTTTGAACTCCACCTTCCATTCCATTAATGATCATTCCAAATGGGCTGTTTCAAGGAAATACAAAGATCAGTGGACATGCATTGGAGACTTGAACCGTGCTGCTGAGCAAGCTTGGAGAAGTGGTGGGTTCATCTGTACCCAGAATGAACAGATCTACAAAGCCTTCAGGCATTTGATAATCCACTATGAAAGCTGCACTTCTGCTCCCAGAGACCTCTAA